One genomic segment of Hordeum vulgare subsp. vulgare chromosome 2H, MorexV3_pseudomolecules_assembly, whole genome shotgun sequence includes these proteins:
- the LOC123424772 gene encoding stress-related protein-like, producing the protein MADSSPQAERPRLRRLGFVHVAAAQAAVCIAGLYALARDHSGPLRPGVDAVESAVRGVAGRFHGVPFDVLAFVDRKVDGTVQELNRHLPPAVKSASAQACHAVHAVPELAREIASEARRSGVKGAAKDVYGMVEPVAKDLYVRYEPAAEHLAVSAWRSLNGLPLFQQVAQIVVPTAAYWCEKYNRVIAFAAGRGFPGARFLPGIPIERIAKAFGASSAGDRSPDAKPMGLDAQTSEERSPDAAKPMGLDAQTGEERSPDAKPVESDAQTAGESQPDVAKPMDLGAKA; encoded by the exons ATGGCGGACTCCAGCCCGCAGGCG GAGAGGCCGAGGCTGAGGCGCCTGGGGTTCGTGCACGTCGCGGCGGCGCAGGCGGCGGTGTGCATCGCGGGGCTCTACGCGCTCGCCAGGGACCACTCCGGCCCGCTGCGCCCCGGCGTCGACGCCGTCGAGTCCGCCGTCAGGGGCGTCGCCGGCCGCTTCCACGGCGTCCCCTTCGACGTCCTCGCCTTCGTCGACCGGAAG GTGGACGGCACGGTGCAGGAGCTGAACCGGCACCTCCCGCCAGCGGTGAAGTCGGCGTCGGCCCAGGCGTGCCATGCGGTCCACGCCGTGCCGGAGCTGGCCAGGGAGATCGCCAGCGAGGCGAGGCGGTCCGGCGTGAAGGGCGCGGCCAAGGACGTGTACGGGATGGTCGAGCCGGTGGCCAAGGACCTGTACGTGCGCTACGAGCCGGCGGCCGAGCACCTCGCCGTCTCCGCCTGGCGCTCGCTCAACGGGCTGCCGCTGTTCCAGCAGGTGGCGCAGATCGTCGTGCCCACCGCCGCCTACTGGTGCGAGAAGTACAATAGGGTGATCGCGTTCGCCGCCGGGCGGGGGTTCCCCGGCGCGCGGTTCCTCCCCGGCATCCCCATCGAGCGCATCGCCAAGGCGTTCGGGGCGAGCTCTGCCGGGGATCGCTCGCCGGATGCCAAGCCGATGGGACTTGATGCCCAGACCTCCGAGGAGCGCTCGCCGGATGCCGCCAAGCCTATGGGACTTGACGCGCAGACCGGGGAGGAGAGGTCGCCGGATGCCAAGCCTGTGGAATCTGATGCCCAGACCGCCGGGGAGAGCCAGCCGGATGTGGCCAAGCCTATGGATCTTGGGGCCAAGGCCTAG